A genomic region of Paenibacillus sp. PL2-23 contains the following coding sequences:
- a CDS encoding helix-turn-helix domain-containing protein, with product MFYRLSISYLSIFLVIIVTLMLLFSMMISDTMKKETAKLNYQYSQFIMQSIDNKLIAINQTIIDELLNSEELALFFNEGSYQDPILNAKISSYLNALAFQNPLIDGIYLVRYEDKRVMSNRIFVPLEEYGDQPFINEMITNDPPIKWTNSRVFKELNTLEEKVVVSLVRKFPLLTGEKGLIVINIDKNELQAIITRLNDENLTYIEVYDQKAFLFSGNLQGSNNKKEAITTIQSPHTGWTYKSGFYSFKGELYSTISSMNYLWFVLCAFIIIIGVLLILIKTKQNVKPVEQLMSRIRSEHEGVLDTHASEFYIIEKSFDQLVEISKKYRAQASEITELNKFRLFKDLLERDITFSSMEWETYAKLYGLPVHFGAGLVAIIEIDKFTELSVRYKKNELDLYKFVISNVLCEITHQEGFSILGHEWLEYKRLSVLFSFDSSVMQPEDVVEKISKLLQLWISKHTSITLTVSIGRKVTSIEQIIESNEEALKALQYKIVLGNSVILRYHSLQIKEHHELFEHLNQLRNAADLYRLGKHEWQSKLSAAFDAFKTELLSDEQVKSLLYYFIFYLNLEMSKSPKEIAGLWGDNTATKLTVILDEAYDLNQLFQEWEDMLCIIQEKLKEKYAQGPYYHLIQEVRIFVEENYNNPDISLSMLSVKFNINAKYLSQLFKEIFGETFSELIQKLRMKKAITLLINTDKPIQDIAIEVGYLSSISFSLAFKRCEGVSPSHYRNKQIKT from the coding sequence ATGTTTTATCGTTTATCGATTTCTTATTTGTCTATTTTTCTTGTTATTATTGTGACGCTTATGCTCCTCTTTTCAATGATGATCAGTGATACGATGAAAAAGGAAACGGCAAAATTAAATTATCAATACTCTCAATTTATCATGCAATCCATAGACAACAAACTTATCGCGATCAATCAAACCATTATTGATGAGTTATTAAATAGTGAAGAATTAGCCTTGTTTTTCAACGAGGGAAGCTACCAAGATCCCATATTGAATGCGAAAATCTCTAGTTATTTGAATGCGCTTGCTTTTCAAAATCCATTAATTGATGGAATTTATTTAGTACGCTACGAGGACAAGCGAGTGATGAGCAATCGTATTTTCGTTCCTTTGGAGGAATACGGCGATCAACCCTTCATAAACGAAATGATTACCAATGATCCGCCTATTAAATGGACCAATTCAAGAGTATTTAAAGAACTCAATACTTTAGAAGAAAAGGTAGTGGTAAGTCTAGTCAGAAAATTCCCTCTATTAACAGGTGAAAAGGGTCTTATCGTCATCAATATAGATAAGAATGAACTTCAAGCTATCATTACCAGATTAAATGATGAAAACCTAACTTATATCGAAGTATATGACCAGAAGGCTTTCCTGTTTAGCGGGAATTTACAGGGTTCGAACAATAAAAAGGAGGCCATAACCACCATCCAGTCACCTCATACGGGATGGACTTATAAAAGTGGATTTTATTCGTTTAAGGGAGAATTGTATTCCACTATTTCATCAATGAATTATTTATGGTTTGTATTATGTGCCTTCATTATCATCATTGGTGTCCTGTTAATTCTTATCAAGACGAAACAGAATGTTAAGCCGGTAGAACAACTCATGAGTCGCATAAGATCTGAGCATGAAGGAGTTTTGGACACACACGCATCGGAGTTTTACATAATTGAAAAATCATTCGACCAATTAGTTGAAATCTCTAAAAAATATCGTGCTCAGGCTTCCGAAATTACAGAGTTAAATAAATTTAGATTATTTAAGGATTTATTGGAACGGGATATAACTTTTTCATCAATGGAGTGGGAGACATATGCCAAGCTTTATGGACTGCCTGTTCACTTTGGAGCGGGATTGGTTGCTATTATCGAAATCGATAAATTTACCGAATTAAGCGTCCGCTATAAGAAGAATGAACTAGATTTGTATAAATTCGTTATTAGCAATGTGCTCTGTGAGATTACACACCAAGAGGGATTCTCTATACTCGGGCACGAGTGGTTGGAGTATAAACGTTTAAGCGTGTTGTTCTCGTTTGATTCTAGTGTCATGCAACCAGAAGATGTGGTCGAAAAGATATCAAAACTATTACAACTTTGGATCTCAAAGCATACTTCAATAACACTTACCGTAAGTATAGGAAGAAAAGTGACTAGTATAGAACAAATTATAGAATCTAACGAGGAAGCTTTGAAAGCTCTTCAATACAAAATCGTCTTGGGGAACTCGGTGATTTTGCGTTACCATTCCTTACAGATTAAAGAGCATCATGAATTATTTGAACACTTGAATCAGCTCAGGAATGCTGCTGATTTATACCGTTTGGGTAAACATGAATGGCAGTCTAAATTGTCGGCTGCATTCGATGCATTTAAAACAGAGTTACTCTCTGATGAACAAGTAAAAAGTCTTCTTTATTATTTTATTTTTTATTTGAATCTTGAGATGAGCAAAAGTCCTAAAGAAATTGCTGGATTGTGGGGTGACAACACAGCAACAAAATTAACTGTAATCTTAGATGAGGCATACGATCTGAATCAGCTGTTTCAAGAATGGGAAGATATGCTGTGCATTATTCAGGAAAAATTAAAGGAAAAGTATGCTCAGGGTCCTTATTATCATTTAATTCAAGAGGTCAGAATTTTTGTTGAAGAGAACTATAATAATCCAGATATTTCACTGTCTATGTTAAGTGTCAAATTTAATATTAACGCTAAATATTTAAGTCAACTATTTAAAGAAATTTTTGGAGAAACGTTTAGCGAGTTAATTCAGAAGTTGCGCATGAAAAAAGCAATAACTTTATTAATCAATACGGATAAACCAATTCAAGATATTGCTATTGAAGTCGGATATTTAAGTTCCATATCGTTTAGTTTAGCTTTTAAAAGATGTGAAGGTGTATCACCTTCACATTATCGCAACAAACAAATAAAGACGTAG
- a CDS encoding DUF5348 domain-containing protein translates to MTYDRDANSWFVLLGEKAYPVYCGECFEIRIGDRGIPCRLELDRYWYVIMRETRFNLRNKEVYHIRFV, encoded by the coding sequence ATGACCTACGATCGGGACGCGAATAGTTGGTTTGTCCTGCTAGGAGAGAAAGCTTATCCTGTTTATTGCGGTGAATGTTTTGAAATTCGCATTGGAGATCGTGGCATTCCCTGTCGACTCGAGCTTGACCGATATTGGTACGTGATCATGAGAGAAACGCGATTTAACTTGAGGAATAAAGAAGTTTACCATATTCGATTCGTTTAA
- a CDS encoding DDE-type integrase/transposase/recombinase gives MNRQKKSDKVAAERFQLLSPLLASGLDAAKAAQLKSAICAQSGLSERTLRRYLAEYRKDGFDGLKPKPKGRKPLPDTIPTEVLEEAILLRREVPKRSVRQIIQILEWEEKIAPGIIKRSTLQARLTRRGYSSRQMRMYAGGGTAARRFQKQSRNRLWQSDIKYGPYLPIGPGGSKKQVYLVLFVDDATRYVLHGAFYASMEQAIVEDSFRRAIEKYGVPEAVYFDNGKQYRTTWMNRTCAKLGIRLLFAKPYSPESKGKVERLNGAVQSFLDEVALENVKTLTELNDWFQVWLSECYQNKPHAALANKQTPEAAFRSDPAALQFVNSEHLAASFLHAEQRKVDKAGCISFQGKKYEVGLLFIGQTVQVVYDPADITEVTIEYEGCTPWQARELIIGERAGKRPALPEHLQKQSATESRLLRGAERKHDERAQTQTPAVSYRMLRKEAGKDV, from the coding sequence ATGAACAGACAAAAGAAATCGGACAAGGTTGCGGCGGAACGCTTTCAACTGCTGTCGCCGCTCCTAGCATCCGGTCTGGATGCGGCGAAGGCGGCTCAGTTAAAGTCGGCCATTTGTGCGCAGTCCGGCTTATCAGAGAGGACGCTGCGCCGGTACTTGGCCGAATATCGCAAGGATGGGTTCGACGGACTCAAGCCGAAACCCAAAGGCCGGAAGCCGCTGCCAGACACCATACCAACTGAGGTGCTGGAAGAAGCGATCCTGCTTCGGCGGGAGGTGCCGAAGCGGAGTGTGCGCCAAATTATCCAGATCCTCGAATGGGAGGAGAAGATCGCACCTGGAATAATTAAACGCAGCACCCTGCAGGCGAGATTAACCAGGCGCGGTTACAGTTCAAGGCAGATGCGGATGTATGCCGGTGGCGGTACGGCCGCGCGGCGCTTTCAGAAGCAGTCCCGCAATCGCTTATGGCAGAGTGACATCAAGTATGGGCCGTACCTTCCCATTGGTCCTGGCGGTTCGAAGAAACAAGTCTATCTGGTGTTATTCGTGGATGACGCGACGCGGTATGTGCTGCATGGAGCCTTCTACGCGTCGATGGAGCAAGCCATCGTCGAGGACAGTTTCCGAAGAGCGATCGAGAAATACGGTGTCCCAGAGGCCGTGTACTTCGACAACGGCAAGCAATACCGCACGACTTGGATGAACCGGACGTGCGCGAAACTCGGTATTCGCTTGCTCTTTGCCAAGCCCTACTCTCCGGAAAGTAAAGGCAAGGTTGAGCGTCTAAACGGCGCTGTGCAGAGCTTTCTGGACGAGGTCGCGCTTGAGAACGTTAAGACACTCACCGAGCTTAACGACTGGTTCCAAGTATGGCTTTCGGAGTGCTACCAGAATAAACCCCATGCCGCGCTGGCGAACAAACAAACACCCGAAGCTGCGTTTCGGAGCGATCCGGCAGCGCTTCAGTTCGTAAATTCCGAGCACCTCGCGGCCAGCTTCCTCCACGCGGAACAGCGGAAAGTGGATAAGGCCGGCTGTATCAGCTTTCAAGGCAAGAAGTATGAAGTTGGGCTGTTGTTCATTGGGCAAACGGTTCAAGTCGTCTATGACCCGGCAGATATCACAGAAGTGACGATCGAATACGAGGGATGTACGCCTTGGCAAGCACGGGAGCTCATCATTGGAGAAAGGGCTGGCAAGCGGCCGGCCCTTCCAGAGCATTTGCAGAAGCAGTCAGCAACGGAATCCCGCTTGCTCCGAGGTGCCGAGCGGAAGCATGACGAGCGCGCACAAACCCAAACGCCGGCCGTCTCCTACCGCATGCTGAGGAAGGAGGCTGGCAAGGATGTTTGA
- a CDS encoding carbohydrate ABC transporter permease — protein sequence MKIKRYDSLFHIFNYSILGIASLSCLLPFLHILSVSLSSNHAILSGKVLLWPVEFSFGAYKELFIGTPIISAFQNSTIITIVGVFLSMMVTVMTAYPLSRKYFRGRKGLTLGIVFTMLFSGGLIPTFILAKNLGLLNSYWSLWLIGLVSAYNLLIMKTSFESIPPELEDASKIDGCGEFRFLINIVLPLSLPMLTTLSLFYGIHYWDLFMTVLIYINDTEKYNLAVMVQQMIQLFSLEDNVSMTNEKDIIPEMIQAASLIVMTLPMIIVYPFVQRFFVKGVMIGAIKG from the coding sequence GTGAAAATCAAAAGATACGACTCATTATTCCATATATTCAACTATTCAATATTAGGCATAGCAAGTCTATCCTGCTTACTACCTTTTCTTCATATTCTTTCAGTATCGCTGAGCTCGAATCATGCTATTCTATCGGGAAAAGTTTTGCTATGGCCGGTAGAGTTTTCTTTTGGAGCCTACAAGGAACTGTTTATCGGAACGCCAATCATATCTGCGTTTCAGAATAGCACTATCATTACAATCGTTGGAGTCTTCCTGAGTATGATGGTTACTGTGATGACTGCGTATCCTTTATCTAGGAAATATTTTAGAGGGAGAAAAGGGCTAACTCTAGGTATTGTTTTTACTATGCTGTTCTCGGGTGGACTAATTCCAACATTCATTTTGGCCAAAAATTTGGGGCTACTTAACTCATACTGGTCATTGTGGCTAATAGGTCTAGTAAGTGCTTATAACTTGTTGATCATGAAAACATCCTTTGAAAGCATTCCACCCGAACTGGAGGATGCTTCTAAAATTGATGGCTGTGGAGAGTTTAGATTTCTCATAAACATTGTATTGCCACTGTCTCTTCCGATGCTTACCACATTATCTTTGTTTTACGGAATACATTATTGGGATTTGTTTATGACAGTTTTAATCTATATTAATGACACTGAAAAGTATAATTTGGCTGTTATGGTTCAGCAAATGATTCAATTATTTTCCCTAGAAGATAACGTTTCAATGACCAATGAAAAAGATATCATCCCAGAGATGATTCAAGCAGCTTCGTTAATTGTTATGACGCTTCCTATGATTATTGTTTATCCCTTTGTTCAAAGATTTTTTGTTAAGGGGGTGATGATAGGAGCAATTAAAGGTTAA
- a CDS encoding extracellular solute-binding protein translates to MKEVKLCTVVMVMIAVFLVGCSNNNTQNSQKPSDQAASEDKKANLQSPKPKIKVAVTEKAIPPSEGTLEDNRWVRWINENGPVEIEVVPIPPSADQMLQKYTTLFASGDAPDIIYSGHGDVMNALYNQKQLLPLDELIEQHSTVYKKKIEENSVLKKLGTKDGQLYLLGGVASELYPNTIFYIRMDWLKKLNLSMPTNVEELYKVAHAFTWNDPDGNGKDDTFGIQLSWVAEGALSNSFNDARWFVKDGSIVFDLQPAKALAEFKREIYKEKLTDRDFLTDNKGAKATEDWVNGKLGIYIQGAGLTLGKGYATFEAFKKNNPDGEIAVLPLFEGPYGTFSPYMQNPVDLEVAVNVNTKHPEAVMQYIDFMVLPSTQKMLTQGMEGIHYKSSNNECAEPIDLEKNKLEMSAAFVFLETVECHWKARLTLDPEKPLSSSFLELIKEGEKYINPNTPIPQFTHPTFMPKLPKDINLIEQEAFKAINDLWTQYIVGSVSKTSDDIYMETEDLWNKMNGKKVEQWYTQWYTENKDSWVFKQELYDTFPHPK, encoded by the coding sequence TTGAAGGAAGTAAAGCTATGCACGGTAGTCATGGTTATGATTGCTGTTTTCCTTGTGGGTTGTAGCAATAATAATACGCAGAATTCTCAGAAACCAAGTGATCAAGCCGCAAGTGAAGATAAAAAAGCTAATCTCCAATCGCCGAAGCCGAAAATAAAAGTTGCCGTAACAGAAAAAGCAATTCCGCCTTCAGAAGGTACATTAGAGGATAATCGTTGGGTGAGATGGATTAATGAGAATGGACCAGTCGAGATTGAAGTTGTTCCTATCCCACCTTCTGCAGATCAAATGCTTCAAAAATATACTACATTATTTGCCTCTGGTGACGCACCCGACATTATATATTCTGGACATGGTGATGTAATGAATGCATTGTATAACCAAAAACAATTATTACCTCTTGATGAATTAATTGAGCAGCACAGTACTGTTTATAAAAAGAAAATTGAAGAAAACTCCGTATTGAAAAAACTTGGAACTAAAGATGGACAGTTATATTTATTAGGCGGTGTAGCTTCAGAGCTTTATCCAAATACTATTTTCTATATCCGTATGGACTGGTTGAAAAAATTAAACTTGTCAATGCCCACAAATGTAGAAGAATTGTACAAAGTGGCGCACGCCTTCACATGGAATGATCCTGATGGAAATGGGAAAGACGACACATTTGGTATTCAACTTAGTTGGGTAGCGGAAGGAGCATTATCAAATAGTTTTAATGATGCTCGTTGGTTTGTAAAAGATGGTAGCATCGTTTTCGATTTGCAGCCTGCCAAAGCACTTGCAGAATTTAAAAGAGAAATATATAAAGAAAAATTGACAGACAGAGATTTTCTGACAGATAACAAGGGAGCAAAAGCGACGGAGGATTGGGTAAATGGCAAGCTCGGGATATATATACAAGGAGCTGGTCTAACGTTAGGCAAAGGATACGCTACATTTGAGGCATTCAAGAAAAACAATCCTGATGGTGAAATAGCCGTACTTCCTTTGTTTGAAGGGCCCTATGGTACATTTAGTCCATATATGCAAAATCCTGTCGATCTTGAGGTCGCTGTCAATGTAAATACAAAGCATCCTGAAGCAGTCATGCAATATATTGACTTTATGGTACTTCCTTCAACGCAAAAGATGCTTACTCAAGGGATGGAAGGTATTCATTATAAATCGAGTAATAATGAATGTGCCGAACCGATTGATTTAGAAAAAAATAAGCTTGAAATGAGTGCAGCATTTGTGTTTTTAGAAACGGTAGAGTGTCATTGGAAGGCAAGACTTACTCTTGATCCTGAGAAACCGTTAAGTAGTAGTTTTTTAGAATTAATTAAAGAAGGGGAAAAGTATATTAATCCGAATACACCGATCCCGCAATTTACACACCCAACGTTTATGCCTAAACTACCGAAAGACATTAACTTGATTGAACAGGAAGCCTTTAAAGCAATTAATGATCTTTGGACCCAATATATTGTTGGCAGTGTCAGCAAAACTTCTGACGATATATATATGGAAACGGAGGATTTATGGAATAAGATGAATGGAAAGAAAGTGGAACAATGGTACACACAGTGGTATACAGAAAATAAAGACTCATGGGTATTTAAACAAGAACTTTATGATACATTCCCACATCCGAAATAA
- a CDS encoding DUF6431 domain-containing protein, whose protein sequence is MWYRSSGERAKLIIRRLYCRSCARIHHELPDLLVPYKRYDAESIENALVEPDALVVAADESTLSRWLAWFRVWAAYAAAALQAISIQFQLPVQQASVAPQSALHALGRYVGDAAGWLRRTVRPIANLNLWVTDPFCLSVR, encoded by the coding sequence GTGTGGTACAGAAGTAGCGGAGAACGAGCGAAGCTCATCATTCGGAGGTTGTACTGTAGGTCATGCGCAAGAATTCATCATGAGCTGCCAGATCTGCTTGTCCCCTACAAGCGGTATGACGCTGAAAGCATCGAAAATGCCTTAGTAGAGCCAGATGCTTTAGTAGTAGCCGCAGACGAATCCACCCTTTCTAGATGGCTGGCTTGGTTTCGGGTATGGGCGGCGTATGCAGCAGCAGCGCTTCAGGCGATTAGCATCCAGTTCCAGCTCCCTGTGCAGCAAGCGTCCGTTGCTCCGCAGTCCGCACTCCACGCTTTAGGACGGTATGTCGGTGACGCAGCCGGGTGGCTAAGAAGAACTGTCCGCCCCATCGCCAATTTAAATCTTTGGGTTACAGACCCGTTCTGCCTGTCTGTCCGCTGA
- a CDS encoding ExeA family protein, which yields MFESFYDMTRTPFARDIPVTELYPASAMEEMLDRLQYAAERQLFAVISGDCGTGKTTTVRRFAAMLDAAKYKLLYLSDSKLTPRHFYKGLLEQLGCESKFYRGDAKRQLHREVELMRGIHRLEPVVVVDEAHLLDREMLEEVRFLLNFKMDAQSPMALILVGQNELWEKLRLQSYTAIRQRIDLQCKLPYFDRSQVGEYLKRQLAYAGTNHEIFSDEAVNEVYRFSGGSARLINKLSTHCLIYGAQIKRRIIDDHMVKHVIQGELS from the coding sequence ATGTTTGAATCCTTCTACGACATGACCCGTACACCATTTGCTCGGGATATTCCCGTGACAGAGCTTTATCCGGCGAGTGCTATGGAAGAGATGCTGGACCGGTTGCAATACGCTGCTGAGCGCCAATTATTCGCCGTCATTAGCGGCGACTGCGGGACGGGCAAGACAACAACAGTCCGCCGCTTTGCCGCCATGCTGGATGCAGCGAAGTATAAGCTGTTGTACCTGTCGGACTCCAAGCTAACGCCGCGCCACTTCTACAAAGGGTTGCTCGAACAACTCGGATGCGAGTCGAAGTTCTACCGAGGCGATGCGAAGCGTCAGTTGCATCGCGAAGTGGAACTCATGCGCGGCATTCATCGACTGGAACCGGTTGTCGTCGTAGATGAAGCCCATCTGCTCGATCGGGAGATGCTGGAGGAAGTGCGCTTTCTCCTCAACTTCAAGATGGATGCGCAAAGCCCCATGGCGCTAATTCTAGTCGGGCAGAACGAGCTATGGGAAAAGCTTCGTCTTCAATCCTACACAGCGATTCGTCAGCGGATTGACTTGCAGTGCAAGCTGCCCTATTTCGACCGTTCCCAAGTCGGTGAATATCTGAAGCGTCAGTTAGCGTATGCCGGCACCAATCATGAGATATTCTCTGATGAGGCGGTAAATGAAGTTTACCGATTCTCGGGCGGATCGGCCAGACTCATCAACAAGTTGAGCACTCATTGCCTCATCTACGGAGCCCAGATCAAGCGCCGCATCATTGACGATCATATGGTGAAGCACGTGATTCAGGGTGAATTGTCATGA
- a CDS encoding AraC family transcriptional regulator — protein MQSDNTPVIKKLIHHSPSELAKQLPCYVNAMGWRVYGADMANERKTGEFYDFQIQYVLKGKGYLLWNDTVYSLQQGDFFFINLSIGHKYYADPIEPWEAVWIHFGGSQATLYYHLFGQSRPVVTFPHHDIAGELMLQLLEQYDRLSSEFDLLAGAHLIRIMTELTIASTSKLKLTISNEYRSEVQRAIRFIEEHIQESLTVEMVSRYVKFSPFHFSRLFKRITGFSVLEYITKYRISRVKELMIQTDLSLAEIAGRTGYCDQSHLGKMFKRMEGITPNQFRKNARFR, from the coding sequence ATGCAGAGCGATAATACTCCTGTGATCAAGAAGCTGATACATCATTCTCCAAGCGAGCTGGCTAAGCAGCTTCCGTGTTATGTGAACGCTATGGGGTGGAGGGTGTATGGAGCTGACATGGCTAACGAGAGGAAAACAGGGGAGTTTTACGATTTTCAAATTCAGTACGTTCTGAAGGGCAAGGGATATTTGTTATGGAACGATACCGTTTATTCACTCCAGCAGGGCGATTTTTTCTTCATCAACCTGAGTATTGGTCATAAATATTACGCCGATCCGATAGAGCCATGGGAAGCGGTGTGGATACATTTTGGAGGCAGTCAAGCCACCCTCTATTACCATTTGTTCGGCCAGTCGCGACCCGTTGTAACCTTCCCGCACCATGATATCGCTGGAGAGCTAATGCTTCAATTGCTTGAGCAGTATGACCGGCTATCAAGCGAGTTCGATCTGCTAGCAGGCGCACATTTGATTCGGATCATGACCGAGCTTACTATAGCGAGCACATCCAAGCTTAAATTGACCATCAGTAACGAATACAGGAGCGAGGTACAGAGGGCGATTCGATTTATAGAGGAGCATATACAGGAATCGTTAACGGTTGAGATGGTTTCTCGGTATGTCAAGTTTAGTCCGTTTCACTTCTCCCGCTTATTCAAGAGGATAACAGGCTTCTCTGTGCTAGAGTATATAACGAAATACCGAATTTCACGGGTCAAGGAGCTGATGATCCAGACAGACTTGTCGCTTGCTGAAATAGCAGGCAGGACCGGATATTGCGATCAAAGCCATCTGGGCAAGATGTTTAAGCGAATGGAAGGCATCACTCCAAATCAATTTCGCAAAAATGCGAGATTCCGTTAG
- a CDS encoding ABC transporter permease subunit: protein MKQHIGIIRYFQTAWPLLIMFIPGALFFILFKYTPMLGVVIAFKDYNFTDGILHSDWVGLTNFDFLFSNIQTLQIIKNTLFISVVGIIVGFPFPILLAVLLNEVRLKWFRGTVQTLIYLPHFLSWVIVGGMVITMFSINSGVINHALEWITGERFPFLYNGTSWLAVYFGSGIWKEAGFGAIIYLAALSSINPSLYEAASIDGAGQLRKIWHVSIPGISNIIILMLILSVGRVMEVGFDQIFILQNDVVSNKAEVISTYIFRTGISQGQYSITAAIGLFESLVGLILVLTANKIAKKYNHGLW, encoded by the coding sequence ATGAAACAACATATAGGAATCATTAGATATTTTCAAACAGCTTGGCCTCTGCTAATCATGTTTATTCCTGGAGCGTTATTTTTCATTTTATTTAAGTATACACCGATGCTTGGAGTTGTAATCGCTTTTAAAGACTATAATTTCACTGATGGAATCCTTCATAGCGATTGGGTTGGCTTAACAAACTTTGATTTTCTATTTAGCAACATTCAAACACTCCAAATTATTAAAAATACATTATTCATAAGCGTAGTTGGCATAATTGTCGGATTTCCTTTTCCTATTTTGTTAGCTGTGTTATTAAATGAAGTTCGTCTGAAATGGTTTAGAGGCACCGTTCAAACATTGATCTATTTACCTCACTTCTTATCATGGGTAATTGTCGGAGGAATGGTGATAACCATGTTCTCCATCAATTCGGGAGTTATAAATCATGCTTTAGAATGGATCACAGGTGAAAGGTTTCCTTTTTTGTATAACGGAACTTCTTGGTTAGCAGTTTATTTTGGATCTGGGATATGGAAAGAGGCTGGTTTTGGAGCCATTATTTATTTAGCTGCTCTATCAAGTATTAACCCAAGCCTCTATGAAGCTGCCAGTATTGACGGAGCCGGACAGTTACGAAAAATATGGCATGTATCGATCCCAGGTATATCCAATATTATTATTCTTATGCTGATCTTATCAGTTGGCAGGGTAATGGAAGTTGGATTTGATCAAATATTCATTCTTCAAAATGATGTAGTGAGCAATAAAGCGGAGGTTATTAGCACATACATTTTCCGTACTGGTATTTCTCAAGGCCAATATAGTATAACGGCTGCTATTGGATTATTTGAGTCCCTTGTAGGGTTAATATTAGTGCTTACAGCAAACAAAATTGCAAAAAAATATAACCACGGCTTATGGTAA